A window of Betaproteobacteria bacterium genomic DNA:
CGTTAAGCCTGTGGCGTGTGTCCTTTGTCCGGTAAGGATGCATCCAGATTCAACGCGGAGCCTCCCATGCCGTTCAGAAACCTCACCATCCGCAGCAAGCTGCTCATCCTCCTGGTCATTGGCGCGATCGGAGTGGCCGCCATCGCCGCGATCTCGCTGTTCGAGCAGCGGCGCACACTGATCGAGGACCGCAAGGTCAAGACGCAGCACATCGTGGAATCCGCCTACGGAGTGCTCGCACACTTCGACAGGCTGGCGCAGTCGGGAAAGATGCCTCCGGACGAAGCCAGGAAGGCCGCGGCCGACACGCTGCGTGCACTGCGCTACGGCGGGAAGGAGTACTACTGGATCCACGATCTCGACCACCGCGTGATCATGCATCCCACCAAGCCTGAGTTCGAGGGGCAGATCAAGTCCGATCTGCAGGATCCGCATGGCAAGTACGTGTATCGCGAGATGGTCAATCTGGTGAAGCGCGACGGAGAGGGATTCGTTGGTTACAGCTGGCCGAAGCCCGGCAGCACCGATCCAGTGGAGAAGATCTCGTACGTGAAGCTGTACCAGCCGTGGGGCTGGATCGTGGGTTCCGGCATCTATCTGGACGACGTCAACGCCATCTTTCTCGCGACAGCGCTGCGCATGGCCATCGCGCTGGGAATCGCCTCGGTCGTGATCGGGGGCGTCATGCTGTCCCTCATGCGCGGGATCGCCCGCCCCATCGAAGCGCTGCGTACCTTCGGCCGCACGATGCACGAAGTGGGTTCCGACGGCGATCTGTCGCGGCGCATTCCGGTCGAGGGGGGCGACGAGATCGCGGACGTCATGCACGAGTTCAACCGGCTGATGGACAGCTTCCAGAGCAGCATGAGGGGCGTGTTTTCCAGCCTCGATCACGTGACCTCGGCCAGTGCGACGCTGCTCCACAAGTGCAGCGCCATGAACGACGCCTCGGCCATACAGAGCCGCGATGCGGCCTCGACTGCGGCTTCCGTGGAACAGATGACCGCGAACATCAACTGCATCGCCGAGAGCACCCGCGAGGCGGAGGACGTCCTGGGGCAGGCCCGAGCGTGCGCGGCGGATGGAGAGAGGAACATTCATGCAGTGACCGGCGAAATCCAGCGCCTGGCCAGCAACGTCCAGGAATCCGCGGATACGATCCAGACACTCGGCAGCCGTTCCCAGGAGATCACCGGCATCGTGCGGGTGATCAAGGACATCGCGGACCAGACCAATCTGCTGGCCCTCAATGC
This region includes:
- a CDS encoding methyl-accepting chemotaxis protein; protein product: MPFRNLTIRSKLLILLVIGAIGVAAIAAISLFEQRRTLIEDRKVKTQHIVESAYGVLAHFDRLAQSGKMPPDEARKAAADTLRALRYGGKEYYWIHDLDHRVIMHPTKPEFEGQIKSDLQDPHGKYVYREMVNLVKRDGEGFVGYSWPKPGSTDPVEKISYVKLYQPWGWIVGSGIYLDDVNAIFLATALRMAIALGIASVVIGGVMLSLMRGIARPIEALRTFGRTMHEVGSDGDLSRRIPVEGGDEIADVMHEFNRLMDSFQSSMRGVFSSLDHVTSASATLLHKCSAMNDASAIQSRDAASTAASVEQMTANINCIAESTREAEDVLGQARACAADGERNIHAVTGEIQRLASNVQESADTIQTLGSRSQEITGIVRVIKDIADQTNLLALNAAIEAARAGEQGRGFAVVADEVRKLAERAATATTEISTVISAIQTDTTRAVEAMRAGSATAQDGVTQVEAAAASMTRIVESTQKILSLTSEIAGAIRQQTDAGREMARYSEDIAARAATNNGVSHEALQEANALASSARVLASSVGHFKVA